The sequence CAAATATCTACTCCGTGGAGTATGCTCTTTCGTTTGAgaattactccgtacagcgtCAAGTAAAATGACCCCAGATGGCGTAGTTCGTACATCACAGGAAGTAGAAACGCGCGTTGAAGGTGGTGGACAGCGGATGATCGATAATCCGAAACCGAGAGAACTCTGTGCAAACAATGCAAACTTCTTTCACCTTCAACTTTTGCGACGGAATAGGTGAACGTCGGCGGCGCTCCTTTAACCACCTCGCACATCTGAAGTCTGCACTGCTGATCCGGAGTTGTAATGCTCTCCGAGAGTTTTGTTGCGTCATTACTGACATCCAATGCCCCCCCGGCGGCCTCCTCGTCGGTTCTCAAAGATGTCGGTATCTGCACCTACGAATTCCAGCCAAATTCTTCCATACGCGCGACCTTGAAGAAAAGCTCTACAGATGCCAATTGTTTAGCCGTCAGTGCCTCACACATATTTGCTGCCCAGGTGGGCAAGGCTGTGATCCATGTGTATAGCCGAGAACGGGGAAACCAAGAAGCCACGATCCCATTTCCCGAACGGATACGCAGCATTGCAATTGCGGGTAAAGAGACCGAGGGAGCTGCGGTATTGGTACTAGGGACCGAAGGCGGAAGGCTAATCCTATGGGAGGTGCGATATATTTCAAGGTTTACATTTATCCAGGAAGGGCCTTGCTGACGTTTTGTATCAGGTATGCACCGGACGACAAGTTTCTACCCCTGCAGCGCATTTGCAACCCATTACCTCCCTGGTCGTTGACCCGACGAATAACTTCATCCTATCCGGCTCCGAAGATGGAAGCATACACGTGTGGTCGCTACCCAGCCTGATCTCCTTCTCGAAACCCCATTCTGCTGGGCAAAACCTATCCCCTTCTAATTCGCCGATTCACACTATTTCTAGCCACTCTGCGGCGATCACAAGCATTGCCGTTGGACATAGCTCTAATAGGAACAACATTGCTATATCCGCTTCCAAAGATAAGACGGCAATTGTCTGGGAATACCGAACAGGAAAGATACTACGGACATTTCTCCTCTCTGGAAACCCACTCTGCCTTACGGTTGATCCCGCCGATCGAGCGTTTTATGTTGGTTATGACGACGGCAGCACCCAGCTCATTGACTTCTTTACGAACCCTTCTACCCAGCACATTCTTTATGATGCTAGCCAGCAGCAAACTCCTTCCCAGTTATCCGCCAGTGACCGGTGGCTGCCACCCTCGACAGATCTTGGAGCTGTAGAATGCCTTACACTATCGTATGACGCAACCAACCTTCTTTCGGGGCACAGGGGTGGTGCAGTGGTTTCCTGGGATGTCGCCAAAGGCAGATTCGCATCCACTGTCACCACATTCAATTATCCAGTCACCAATCTACAGATGCTTCGACCGGTCGGACTACCAAAATCTGGCCACAGAATAACCGTTCATAATGTTGTCAAGCCGCGATATGATCCCGAGCTTTCGAGTACACAGTCTCTTGGAGATGCCGTTCCCGCAAGTTACTCATTTACTGCCCATTTCACATCATCTTCCTTGCCTGACGCTTCATCAATCGCCGGGGATGAATTTACAGCTGCCCTTGCCCATCAATTCTTTCCAAATTCTCTGATATCCGAAGGTCTGGCGGAACTACGTGCCCTCCGCACAGCCCCAGTAAGCTCGTTAACGCAAAACCAAGTCCAACTTAGCGGACGATCACACTCAGAAGACCAGTCACGCCTCTCCTCCCTCGAACAAGAAGTTGAAGCCCTCAGACGCCAGCTCTCCGTCCACGAATCCACCCGTGACGCCAACATAACTGAAATTGTCAAGCTTCGGACGTATGCCACTGGCCTTGAAGATTTAACCAATGAGCTCCTCGACGAGCGCGAGAGAGCAGAGCAGTTAAAGCTGAAGAGGCAGGGcgggaaagaagagaaagctctGAAGCGTAGAGAAGCGTGGTTTGAGGCTGAGAAACGGGGAAAGAATGGTGACGTGGTCATTAGAAAAatggaagaggaagatgatgatgagaacACGAGTGGAGGCGATGAGATGAGCAGTGAGGACTAAGAAGGCCTGAAAGGAGGCAGTGCAATTATAGAGTACATACGGTTCCTAATTTTGGCGGATTCGCTTCTTGGACAGGCTTTGATTCTCGGGTAACAGGTGTACAATAGGCTAAACGGCGTTAGGATGGGTGGATGGAAAAAAAGTGATACAAGGGAATCAACATGATGAAAAGGGTAATCCCAAATGAATAGACGCCCCGTTGTCCTGGTAATACTCCAATTCAAGCCATGATCGTAATCTTCGAAATTTGCATAAAATATTCCGAATCCGGATCAGATCATGTGTCTATCCAAAAACATGGTCTGATTGGTGTCATAGGGCCCCCGGGTAGGCAAAGCGGTAAGTATTGCTTCAGCAGCCGGCACACCCCGTAGATCGTTCCATTCCCAGTTAGGTGCCCTTGCTCACGGCCACCTCCCGCAGCCCCATCAATCCTAGCCAAACCGCTTCTTCGGTCCGAATCGTCCTACTCCCCTGCCCCGGCAGCACATCTACCcaaaaatcaaataattCTCCAACTTCTCCGGCCCCGATCCCCTTCGCCGCCAGCTCTTTATCGGCCTTTGCAGCCGTCTCTAACCCTGCCACGCCCCCGAAAACAAGCAATAAGTGCTTATATTGCGGAATTTTCTCCGGGTGTTGTAAAACGTGGGCAAGCGGCAGGCCACGCTCCGACGTACCGAAGGACAAGTCGTACCCACCCTCGAATGGGCATTCGGTGAATACAGAGGATAGTGACGTGCAGCGACGGATTGAATAGCCCCAGTAATAGCCTGCTTCTTCGCGAGGGGTAGACGGTGCTACCGGATCGGCGCCGTCGGAGTAGTCTTGGGTTTTGAATTTGAGGGTTAAGCGGGTGTGAGGTTGGATAGAAAGATTGGGAATGCGGACTGGCTCTGGGATTCCTGTGTTCACAAGGGTAAATGTATTATTGGACGAGCAATTTTCATGTTCTTCCCCTCCCTGCTGGTTTCGCTTGGacttcttgcttttcttctttttgttgcTTCTCTCAGACGGGCCATCTTCTGCGCCATAGTTATCGCTCGGTATCGTAACTCCTTCACGATATTCGCACCATTCGTTTGCCCTGATATGATGTGGCATGTCCAAACTCGGTAATGTCCCCGCTGTTCTCAGATTAGGGTGCATGGGGAACAAATCCCTCCGTAGATGCGGCGGTGTTTCGAGGTAGGAAAGCACATGTGCTAAAAAGTGTGACGGATCCGAGAACGCTGTGTACTCATTTTCAGCGCGGGAGCGATGTCCAGACTGTTGCGACTCCGGCTCATCTTCAAATATGATGATTTCATCGACGCAGAATACAGCTAATGCGCGGGCGATGGAGCCGACAAGATAGGTCTTTTGATCATGCGATTTTGCGCTTCACGAAAGAATTTATGTCAGAATTGTAAGAAGACTAGTTTCCATCTAGGTAGATATAGTCAACAAGAAGACATACTTTGCAATAATACTGCCAGGGAGAGCGACGCTTAGCGTATGTGATCTCCCACCCTGGGGTTTGAATACGGCAGTTGGCCTAGATGTGTCTGGTATATCTCCATTAGTCTCTGAATTCACATCGTGAGAGACTTTCCGCTTCTGTAGTAAGTCTAGAATTAGTCATTGGCGAATTGCCATCATACGACGCATAGGAACGTGGTCTCCAGACCTTCGATTTATGCATTGCTAAATCAACGcttaactactccgtactggtTCAAGAGTGGAGATTTAACAAGTAGGGAAATATCAATCGGCAAAATCGGCTTGGCCAACGCTTTTATATGATTTGCAGAGATTGAAATTAGAGTGAATTGCAAGTTCTTGAGCTATGATTCTAGACCACGAAGGGGGAACAATGTCGATCTAACTTTATCACGTGATAACCCAAGCCCTAGTTTGTAT is a genomic window of Coccidioides posadasii str. Silveira chromosome 3, complete sequence containing:
- the IPI3 gene encoding Pre-rRNA-processing protein ipi3 (BUSCO:259444at4751~EggNog:ENOG410PKTI~COG:S~BUSCO:5229at33183), which encodes MLSESFVASLLTSNAPPAASSSVLKDVGICTYEFQPNSSIRATLKKSSTDANCLAVSASHIFAAQVGKAVIHVYSRERGNQEATIPFPERIRSIAIAGKETEGAAVLVLGTEGGRLILWEVCTGRQVSTPAAHLQPITSLVVDPTNNFILSGSEDGSIHVWSLPSLISFSKPHSAGQNLSPSNSPIHTISSHSAAITSIAVGHSSNRNNIAISASKDKTAIVWEYRTGKILRTFLLSGNPLCLTVDPADRAFYVGYDDGSTQLIDFFTNPSTQHILYDASQQQTPSQLSASDRWLPPSTDLGAVECLTLSYDATNLLSGHRGGAVVSWDVAKGRFASTVTTFNYPVTNLQMLRPVGLPKSGHRITVHNVVKPRYDPELSSTQSLGDAVPASYSFTAHFTSSSLPDASSIAGDEFTAALAHQFFPNSLISEGLAELRALRTAPVSSLTQNQVQLSGRSHSEDQSRLSSLEQEVEALRRQLSVHESTRDANITEIVKLRTYATGLEDLTNELLDERERAEQLKLKRQGGKEEKALKRREAWFEAEKRGKNGDVVIRKMEEEDDDENTSGGDEMSSED
- a CDS encoding uncharacterized protein (EggNog:ENOG410PGU9~COG:S), with protein sequence MHKSKKRKVSHDVNSETNGDIPDTSRPTAVFKPQGGRSHTLSVALPGSIIANAKSHDQKTYLVGSIARALAVFCVDEIIIFEDEPESQQSGHRSRAENEYTAFSDPSHFLAHVLSYLETPPHLRRDLFPMHPNLRTAGTLPSLDMPHHIRANEWCEYREGVTIPSDNYGAEDGPSERSNKKKKSKKSKRNQQGGEEHENCSSNNTFTLVNTGIPEPVRIPNLSIQPHTRLTLKFKTQDYSDGADPVAPSTPREEAGYYWGYSIRRCTSLSSVFTECPFEGGYDLSFGTSERGLPLAHVLQHPEKIPQYKHLLLVFGGVAGLETAAKADKELAAKGIGAGEVGELFDFWVDVLPGQGSRTIRTEEAVWLGLMGLREVAVSKGT